A portion of the Oncorhynchus clarkii lewisi isolate Uvic-CL-2024 chromosome 27, UVic_Ocla_1.0, whole genome shotgun sequence genome contains these proteins:
- the LOC139386364 gene encoding delta-like protein C — MAHLLFACFLALLSTKLVESSGVFELKVHSFSSTRSVCKRSRDCQIFFRVCLKHSQDVISSEPPCTYGMGLTEIFSADQSSISSSEPIRVPFHFKWPGTFSLIVEAWNAESADGQSTENQNNLISRLATRRRLDIGEDWSQDVHFEEQSELRYSYHVVCDEHYHGESCSDYCRPRDDPFGHYTCDDAGARMCLSGWKGEYCSESICSSGCNEKHGYCEAPGECKCRLGWQGPLCDQCVRYPGCLHGTCGQPWQCNCKEGWGGLFCNQDLNYCTNHKPCTNNAPCTNTGQGSYTCTCRPGFSGNNCEIETNECDSNPCKNGGSCDDLENDYTCTCPQGFYGKNCEISAMTCADGPCFNGGTCMQQVTTGGYSCRCPAGYMGSNCEKKIDRCSNGPCANGGQCLDLGHSLMCRCRPGFTGPRCKINNDDCAHNPCRNAGTCVDGINDFTCTCTLGFTSKDCSIRADACSVFPCQNGGTCYTHFSGPVCQCPAGFMGSRCEFSLKPTAKPKADGLPAALVVSFALGLVTLTLVVCAAIVVLSQMRHGRKATASSVRNDLETFNNQPIGGSNPPSSLREKETFLIPGGHYKVSNKDKALTSAPADKHGDKAAYKQKMVDYNMAKGKEEECHAKNKCDRKKSEGSIIVPPMSFPKGLYHPVFIIQTEQQTEQCVFATEV; from the exons ATGGCTCATTTGTTATTCGCGTGTTTTTTGGCGTTGCTATCAACGAAACTG GTCGAGTCGTCTGGTGTGTTTGAGTTGAAAGTACACTCCTTCAGTAGTACCCGAAGTGTCTGCAAACGGTCTAGGGACTGCCAGATATTCTTCCGAGTCTGTCTTAAACATTCTCAAGATGTCATCTCATCTGAGCCCCCCTGCACATATGGCATGGGACTGACCGAAATCTTCAGTGCTGACCAGAGCTCCATCTCCAGTAGCGAACCCATCAGAGTGCCTTTCCATTTTAAGTGGCCG GGTACATTCTCGCTTATTGTTGAAGCCTGGAACGCAGAGTCCGCCGACGGACAGTCCACAG aaaACCAGAACAACTTGATCAGCCGCTTGGCCACCCGTAGAAGACTAGACATTGGCGAGGATTGGTCACAGGATGTTCATTTTGAAGAGCAAAGTGAACTTCGTTATTCTTACCACGTTGTCTGCGATGAACACTACCACGGTGAGAGCTGCTCAGACTACTGCCGTCCCCGTGACGACCCTTTCGGACACTACACTTGTGATGACGCGGGCGCCAGAATGTGCCTGTCGGGTTGGAAAGGAGAATATTGCTCAGAAT CCATCTGCTCGTCTGGCTGCAATGAGAAGCATGGTTATTGTGAGGCCCCAGGCGAGTGCAAGTGCCGCCTCGGGTGGCAGGGACCCCTCTGTGACCAGTGTGTCCGCTATCCTGGCTGCTTGCATGGCACCTGTGGCCAGCCGTGGCAGTGCAACTGTAAAGAGGGCTGGGGAGGACTGTTCTGCAACCAGGACCTCAACTACTGCACCAACCACAAGCCCTGCACGAACAATGCTCCCTGCACCAACACAGGCCAGGGCAGCTACACCTGTACATGCAGGCCGGGCTTCAGTGGGAACAATTGTGAGATCGAAACCAACGAGTGTGACAGCAACCCCTGCAAGAACGGAGGCAGCTGCGAT GATCTGGAGAATGACTACACCTGCACATGCCCCCAAGGCTTCTACGGGAAGAACTGTGAGATCAGTGCGATGACCTGTGCCGACGGGCCCTGCTTCAATGGTGGCACCTGCATGCAGCAGGTGACCACCGGTGGTTACTCCTGCCGCTGTCCTGCCGGCTACATGGGCTCCAACTGCGAGAAGAAGATTGACCGCTGCAGCAATGGCCCCTGTGCTAACG GTGGCCAGTGCCTGGATCTGGGCCACAGTCTGATGTGCCGTTGTCGTCCTGGCTTCACTGGGCCGCGCTGCAAGATCAACAACGATGACTGCGCCCATAACCCCTGCCGCAACGCCGGTACCTGCGTGGATGGCATCAATGACTTTACCTGCACCTGCACCCTGGGCTTCACCAGCAAGGACTGCAGCATCCGTGCCGATGCATGCTCCGTCTTCCCCTGCCAGAATGGAGGCACCTGCTACACCCACTTCTCCGGACCCGTGTGCCAGTGCCCGGCCGGCTTCATGGGATCCCGTTGCGAGTTCAGCCTCAAACCCACTGCCAAGCCCAAGGCAGACGGTTTGCCTGCAGCCTTGGTTGTCTCCTTCGCCCTGGGCCTGGTCACCCTCACCCTGGTGGTGTGTGCTGCCATCGTGGTCCTAAGCCAGATGAGGCATGGGAGGAAGGCCACGGCGTCTTCTGTTCGTAACGACCTGGAGACTTTCAACAACCAGCCCATAGGTGGTTCCAACCCCCCGTCCAGCCTCCGAGAGAAGGAAACCTTCCTCATCCCCGGCGGTCATTACAAGGTGTCTAATAAGGATAAAGCGCTGACCTCGGCCCCCGCAGACAAACATGGAGACAAGGCGGCTTACAAGCAGAAGATGGTTGACTACAACATGGCCAAGGGGAAGGAGGAAGAATGTCATGCGAAGAACAAATGTGACCG GAAAAAATCAGAAGGCAGCATAATAGTTCCACCAATGAGCTTCCCTAAAGGCTTGTACCACCCAGTCTTCATCATCCAGACAGAACAGCAAACTGAACAGTGTGTCTTTGCTACTGAG GTTTAA